A window of Amphiprion ocellaris isolate individual 3 ecotype Okinawa chromosome 12, ASM2253959v1, whole genome shotgun sequence contains these coding sequences:
- the flrt2 gene encoding leucine-rich repeat transmembrane protein FLRT2, whose product MEFLAGPWNKDWASFLQFWLTVILSLQMQFSPGASCPEECRCDKSFVYCNERSLTSVPLGMQEGYKVLYLHNNQINNAGFPVELHNLASVETVVLYGNQLDEFPVNLPKNTRVLHLQENNIQTISRAALAQLTQLEELHLDDNSISTVGVEEGAFREAVSLKLLFLTKNHLSSVPIGLPEDLKELRLDENRIAVIAEEAFQNVTRLQRLLLDGNLLTDEGIAPGTFQDLATLRELALARNSLTFPPPLLPSQSLVKLSLQENQIDQIPVAAFAGLNRLEKLDISNNQLQTLTQGVFDGLSSLKHLIVRNNPWRCDCAVKWVVVWLKSLPSSINARGFVCSSPEKVRGMTIRELTLDIIECPVHPDQPPWPTLRSTPPPPPTTTPVTTMISTLITTSVPYYFDSPSPPLPPIHNNPPGPLPPYEDPLQISFHVVNSTSIEVSWASYFTVTAYKVTWVKRGQSQINEGMRERTVSGDRRHVSLTNLEPRSVYRICVHVLDTLNSYRPGEDTVCSEARTKAPASTKPPGREQAPQDSINSTLLMAGIIGGAVLIILVTLLGLFCWHMHRKSRSSSTKWKYNRGRRKDDYCEAGTKKDNSILEMTETSFQIVALNNEQLLKGDFRIQPIYTPNGGIGFRDCHLSNNSIAYCKSSNVPSTEFCHT is encoded by the coding sequence atGGAGTTTCTGGCTGGACCCTGGAATAAAGATTGGGCTTCATTCCTGCAGTTTTGGTTGACTGTCATCCTGAGCCTCCAAATGCAATTCAGCCCGGGTGCCTCTTGCCCGGAGGAGTGTCGTTGTGACAAATCGTTTGTGTACTGCAACGAACGCAGCCTGACATCAGTGCCTCTGGGGATGCAGGAGGGCTACAAGGTCCTCTACCTACACAACAACCAGATCAACAATGCTGGCTTCCCTGTGGAACTTCACAATCTGGCCTCCGTGGAGACTGTGGTTCTCTATGGCAACCAGCTGGATGAATTCCCCGTCAATCTGCCCAAAAACACCAGGGTCCTGCATCTCCAGGAGAACAATATCCAGACGATCTCCAGGGCAGCCCTGGCCCAGCTGACTCAGCTGGAGGAGCTTCACCTGGATGATAACTCCATCTCCACCGTGGGGGTGGAAGAAGGGGCCTTTAGGGAGGCGGTCAGCCTCAAACTCCTCTTCCTCACCAAGAACCACTTAAGCAGCGTTCCCATTGGCCTTCCTGAGGACCTGAAGGAGCTGCGGTTGGATGAGAACCGCATTGCTGTCATTGCAGAGGAGGCTTTCCAGAATGTGACACGCctgcagcgcctcctgctggACGGGAACCTGCTGACGGACGAGGGCATCGCTCCAGGTACCTTCCAGGACCTGGCCACCCTCCGTGAGCTGGCCCTGGCCCGCAACTCGCTCAccttccctcctcccctcctgccCAGCCAGTCGCTGGTCAAACTCAGCCTGCAGGAGAACCAGATCGACCAGATCCCTGTGGCGGCCTTCGCTGGTCTGAACAGGCTGGAAAAGCTGGACATTTCCAACAACCAGCTTCAGACGCTGACGCAGGGCGTGTTCGATGGCCTGTCGAGCCTGAAGCACCTAATAGTGCGAAACAACCCGTGGCGCTGCGACTGTGCTGTGAAGTGGGTGGTGGTGTGGCTCAAGTCTCTGCCCTCCTCCATCAACGCCCGAGGGTTCGTGTGTTCCAGTCCGGAGAAGGTGCGTGGCATGACAATCAGAGAGCTCACGCTGGATATTATCGAGTGTCCCGTTCATCCCGACCAGCCTCCCTGGCCCACCCTCCGCTCCACACCCCCtcccccacccaccaccacccctGTCACCACCATGATCTCCACCCTCATCACCACATCCGTCCCTTACTACTTCGactccccctcccctcctttACCTCCAATCCATAACAACCCCCCTGGGCCCCTGCCTCCTTACGAGGACCCCCTTCAGATCTCCTTCCATGTGGTGAACTCCACCAGCATCGAGGTGAGCTGGGCTTCGTATTTCACCGTCACAGCCTACAAGGTCACTTGGGTCAAAAGGGGCCAAAGCCAAATAAACGAAGGGATGCGGGAGAGGACGGTGAGCGGGGACCGGCGGCACGTCAGCCTCACCAACCTGGAGCCGCGCTCAGTGTATCGGATCTGCGTGCACGTTCTGGACACCCTTAACTCCTACAGGCCCGGAGAGGATACCGTTTGCTCCGAGGCCAGGACCAAGGCCCCTGCGTCTACTAAGCCTCCTGGCAGAGAACAAGCTCCTCAGGACAGCATCAACTCGACGCTGCTAATGGCCGGGATCATAGGCGGTGCGGTTCTTATCATCCTGGTAACGCTGCTCGGCCTGTTCTGCTggcacatgcacaggaagagcCGGTCGTCTTCGACCAAGTGGAAATACAACCGCGGCAGGAGAAAAGACGACTACTGCGAGGCTGGGACCAAGAAGGATAACTCCATTCTGGAGATGACTGAGACCAGTTTCCAGATAGTGGCGCTGAACAATGAGCAGCTGCTCAAGGGAGATTTCCGCATTCAGCCCATCTACACGCCCAACGGGGGCATTGGATTTAGAGACTGTCACCTCAGCAACAACAGCATAGCCTACTGCAAGAGCAGCAACGTGCCCAGTACAGAGTTCTGCCACACGTGA